A genomic region of Luteitalea sp. contains the following coding sequences:
- a CDS encoding esterase yields MRTLTRGGLAVLAALAFAGGRVMLAQVKTDVPRVVEGAKTVTVEHVKIHGASLEGNLEGNAVERETIVFLPPSYGKDQRRRYPVVYALHGYSIGAEEWTHEIHVPQTIEGAFAQGAREMIVVLPDSKTVHNGSMYSSSITTGDFEQFIARDVVPYVDARYRTIPHRLSRGLVGHSMGGYGATRIGMKHPDVFGSLYIMSPCCLSPRAAGPANPENEKALEAVRTPDDSARLPFFLRVQLATASAWSPNPKNPPFYFDLSTKNGAVQTDVLAKWAANAPLAFVDQYVGSLRQYRGISIDVGDKDRLRADASKLHDVLDKYGIANGFELYPGTHTSAVADRFQHHVLRFFSETLCFHAGCR; encoded by the coding sequence ATGAGGACGCTCACGCGTGGCGGTCTGGCGGTTCTCGCTGCGCTGGCATTTGCCGGCGGCAGGGTGATGTTGGCACAGGTGAAGACCGACGTCCCGCGAGTCGTTGAGGGCGCGAAGACAGTGACCGTGGAACACGTCAAGATTCACGGCGCGTCACTGGAAGGCAATCTCGAGGGAAACGCTGTCGAGCGCGAGACAATCGTCTTCCTGCCGCCCAGTTACGGGAAGGACCAGCGCCGACGGTATCCCGTCGTGTATGCGTTGCACGGCTATTCCATCGGGGCGGAAGAGTGGACGCACGAGATCCATGTGCCGCAAACCATCGAGGGGGCGTTCGCGCAGGGCGCGAGAGAAATGATTGTCGTGCTGCCCGATTCGAAGACCGTGCACAACGGCTCGATGTATTCGAGCTCGATCACCACGGGGGACTTTGAACAGTTCATTGCGCGCGATGTCGTGCCGTACGTCGACGCACGTTACCGGACGATTCCCCATCGACTGAGCCGTGGCTTGGTCGGCCACTCGATGGGAGGATACGGTGCGACGCGCATCGGCATGAAGCATCCCGACGTGTTCGGCAGCCTCTACATCATGAGCCCGTGCTGTTTGTCACCGCGCGCAGCCGGACCCGCAAACCCCGAGAATGAGAAAGCCCTCGAGGCCGTGAGAACCCCAGACGACTCGGCGAGGCTGCCTTTCTTCCTGCGCGTTCAGCTTGCGACGGCATCGGCATGGTCACCCAACCCGAAGAATCCGCCATTCTACTTCGACCTCTCGACGAAAAATGGTGCAGTGCAGACCGACGTCCTCGCCAAATGGGCGGCCAACGCGCCGCTGGCCTTTGTCGATCAATATGTCGGCAGTCTGCGCCAGTACCGCGGCATCTCGATCGACGTGGGAGACAAGGACCGCCTGCGGGCCGATGCCAGCAAGCTGCATGACGTCCTCGACAAATACGGAATTGCGAACGGCTTCGAACTGTATCCGGGCACGCACACGAGTGCGGTGGCCGATCGCTTCCAGCATCATGTATTGCGATTCTTCAGCGAGACTCTCTGTTTTCATGCCGGCTGTCGATAG
- a CDS encoding mandelate racemase/muconate lactonizing enzyme family protein, with protein MPRLTRRDLMCNALFAPIGLLGVPTLSAAVQRASSPYGRPKLKITDVRTAEVMGHGYQLHVRVYTDQGLFGHGEGTDAVQGGVPLVGMFRRFLVGQDPLNVDFLFERIRTSGIFAGAQAGQYVAALTAVETALWDLAGKALELPVYQLLGGKQRDRIRIYCDSQTNNRDDPEAEKKLQQIKDLGFTAVKIDIDDRNDPMRWDSVNWTASNAEIDHMLDKVAFMRESFDKRVDLAVDMHGRYDMTTGKRVAKEAEPFKLLFLEEPVPAENVDAMRDIRESTSTPICCGENLFLRHGFREVLEKRAADIIMPDLQKCGGLLEGRKIADMAHTYYVPFAPHCVVSPIGTMASCHVCAAVPNFLVLEWHWIPRLDLWRNFVQQGEIIQKGFVTLTDRPGLGVDMNEEVTRKAQVPKTPWFVAAEPAS; from the coding sequence ATGCCGCGACTGACTCGCCGTGACCTGATGTGCAATGCGCTGTTCGCGCCGATAGGGCTGCTGGGCGTTCCCACGCTGAGTGCCGCGGTGCAGCGAGCGTCCTCGCCGTATGGACGGCCCAAACTGAAAATTACCGACGTGCGGACCGCCGAGGTGATGGGCCACGGTTACCAGCTGCACGTCCGCGTCTACACCGACCAGGGCCTGTTCGGGCACGGGGAGGGGACCGACGCCGTCCAGGGCGGCGTGCCGCTCGTCGGGATGTTCCGCCGCTTCCTCGTCGGGCAGGATCCGCTGAACGTCGACTTTCTTTTCGAGCGGATCCGTACGTCCGGCATTTTCGCTGGCGCGCAGGCGGGCCAGTACGTCGCCGCGTTGACCGCGGTCGAGACCGCCTTGTGGGATCTCGCCGGCAAGGCGCTCGAGCTGCCCGTCTATCAGCTGCTTGGCGGCAAGCAGCGCGATCGGATTCGCATCTACTGCGACTCGCAGACCAACAACCGGGACGACCCCGAGGCCGAGAAGAAGCTGCAGCAGATCAAAGACCTCGGCTTTACTGCCGTGAAGATCGACATCGACGACCGCAACGATCCGATGCGGTGGGATAGCGTCAACTGGACGGCCAGCAACGCCGAGATCGACCACATGCTCGACAAGGTCGCGTTCATGCGCGAGTCGTTCGACAAGCGCGTGGACCTTGCGGTCGACATGCACGGCCGGTACGACATGACGACCGGCAAGCGCGTCGCCAAGGAAGCCGAGCCGTTCAAGCTGCTGTTCCTCGAAGAGCCAGTGCCGGCCGAGAACGTCGACGCGATGCGCGACATCCGCGAGTCGACGTCGACACCGATCTGCTGCGGCGAGAACCTGTTCCTGCGGCATGGCTTCCGCGAGGTGCTCGAGAAGCGCGCAGCCGACATCATCATGCCCGACCTGCAGAAGTGCGGCGGGCTGCTCGAGGGACGGAAGATCGCGGACATGGCGCACACCTACTACGTGCCGTTCGCGCCGCACTGTGTGGTGTCGCCGATCGGGACGATGGCCTCGTGCCATGTCTGCGCCGCCGTGCCGAACTTCCTGGTGCTGGAGTGGCATTGGATCCCGCGGCTCGACCTGTGGCGCAACTTCGTTCAACAGGGCGAGATCATCCAGAAGGGGTTCGTGACGCTGACCGATCGGCCCGGTCTCGGCGTCGACATGAACGAGGAAGTCACCCGCAAGGCGCAGGTCCCGAAGAC
- a CDS encoding TonB-dependent receptor plug domain-containing protein, with protein MVLTYFAPLRLAAVVPVLVTLLSPLAASAQVATGSIVGAVTDSSGQVVPGAQVTIRHVNRNTATTLVTDQNGAYAALFLVPGEYEVQVELEGFRSWVRSGLVLQVSDRLRIDATLEIGALEETTTVLAGAPVVRTDTSEVGTVIEEKAVKELPLNGRNFATLVYLVPAITPGQANENLSGASTFNPRGASNFNALGHQANSNGWLVDGIDNNEFTFNTVIVAPSVEQVREFKVLTGVFSAEFGRGAGVVSVSTKSGANQLQGTVFEYLRNDAFDARNFFVRKTVAPDGSLIKDPVPPLDRHQFGGALGGPLVIPGLYNGRNRTFFFADYAGIRETRGVTTVNTVPTAATRLGDFSNYRDRDGNLIVIYDPLTTRVDGQGRVVRDPFPNNVIPPDRIHPVGRNIASIYPTPNTGSGNFDNFISTPNREINDNAFSGRVDHRVTDNDSFFVRFNYGRFRLDAPQGQANCCLPTPPDAAAMFDLGPFVAGIQNTTLTTHGAAFNYSKVLGPTFVNELRVGYAKTEPFTTQSDFGHRAAESLGIRGINISDITSGLPNIDVTNFTGISGGPSFLPVNPKQFHYQIEDALVWLKGRHQVKFGYRIVDRFPSPMIHDNTRSQITFGTSFVNDPLTNTGGTGLAAVLLGNFNNASRGFLLEVPNFRVIEQAAFVQDDFKVNSRLTVNAGLRYEIFRPPTEDQNRLANFDFQELRLVYAGEDGTTRSANKKTRYNNFAPRLGLTYALTGDLRTILRTGFGITHFPSPYAAGNLNHLNVPFTISQNVQHQTNPLDFSEVRTIDNPFPLIVPIKPRTTEELLAANPRVIGHGYENETAYAEQWHLGIERHLFSSMLVELEYVGSAGKHLTLCYNPNEVQPGPESLESRRLMQQVAGLSNMLQCDPRNRSTYHAGTVKLQQRFRNGLQFLVSYTYGKSLDYGGAAASGGGAVGGGQTVTNMDAWHGPSGYDTRHRTVISYVYELPFGAGRRWLQDAGGVLQGIAGGWQLAGITTVTTGRPFTVSLQTGVNNGAPSWPDRIGSGKLDEPTVDLWFNPADFQAPPPNTYGNSGRGILYAPGHVNFDMSLSKRFSLAGRSNLELRWDAFNLFNHPGFGFPNDNIGDPNAGRITTTIVDNRSMQFALKVNF; from the coding sequence ATGGTGCTAACTTACTTTGCGCCCTTGCGTCTCGCTGCTGTGGTTCCCGTGCTCGTGACGTTGCTGTCGCCCCTTGCCGCCTCCGCCCAGGTTGCCACCGGGAGCATCGTCGGAGCCGTCACCGATTCGAGCGGTCAGGTCGTGCCCGGGGCTCAGGTCACGATTCGACACGTCAACCGGAACACCGCGACGACCCTCGTGACGGACCAGAACGGGGCCTACGCCGCGCTGTTCCTCGTGCCTGGCGAATATGAAGTGCAGGTCGAGCTGGAGGGCTTCAGGTCCTGGGTGCGCAGCGGCCTGGTCCTGCAGGTGAGCGATCGGCTGCGGATCGACGCGACGCTCGAGATCGGCGCGCTCGAGGAGACCACGACGGTCCTGGCCGGTGCGCCAGTCGTCCGGACCGACACGTCCGAAGTCGGCACGGTCATCGAGGAAAAGGCCGTCAAGGAGCTGCCGCTGAACGGCCGTAACTTCGCGACGCTCGTCTACCTGGTGCCGGCCATCACGCCGGGGCAGGCCAACGAGAACCTGTCGGGTGCGAGCACGTTCAACCCGCGCGGGGCGTCGAACTTCAACGCGCTCGGCCACCAGGCCAACTCGAACGGCTGGCTCGTCGACGGCATCGATAACAACGAGTTCACCTTCAACACGGTCATCGTCGCCCCGTCCGTCGAACAGGTCCGTGAGTTCAAGGTGCTCACGGGCGTCTTCTCCGCGGAGTTCGGCCGCGGCGCGGGCGTCGTGTCCGTGTCCACCAAGTCGGGCGCCAATCAGCTCCAGGGCACGGTGTTCGAGTACCTGCGTAATGACGCGTTCGATGCGCGCAACTTCTTCGTGCGGAAGACCGTGGCGCCCGACGGGTCCCTGATCAAGGACCCGGTCCCTCCGCTCGACCGCCACCAGTTCGGCGGAGCGCTCGGAGGGCCGCTCGTGATCCCGGGGCTATACAACGGGCGCAACCGCACGTTCTTCTTCGCGGACTATGCTGGCATCCGGGAGACGCGCGGCGTGACGACGGTCAACACGGTGCCGACCGCGGCGACGCGGCTGGGCGACTTCAGCAACTACCGCGACCGGGACGGCAACCTCATCGTGATCTACGATCCCCTGACGACACGGGTGGACGGGCAGGGACGCGTGGTGCGGGATCCGTTCCCGAACAACGTCATCCCGCCGGATCGCATCCACCCCGTCGGGCGGAACATTGCCAGCATCTATCCGACGCCGAACACCGGCTCGGGCAACTTCGACAACTTCATCTCCACGCCCAACCGCGAGATCAACGACAACGCGTTCTCCGGCCGCGTCGACCACCGGGTGACGGACAACGACTCGTTCTTCGTGCGGTTCAACTACGGCCGGTTCAGGCTGGATGCGCCCCAGGGTCAGGCGAACTGCTGTCTGCCGACCCCGCCGGATGCCGCCGCCATGTTCGACCTCGGCCCGTTCGTCGCGGGCATCCAGAACACGACGCTCACGACCCACGGCGCCGCGTTCAATTACTCGAAGGTGCTCGGTCCCACCTTCGTGAACGAGCTCCGCGTCGGCTATGCCAAGACCGAGCCGTTCACCACGCAGTCCGACTTTGGCCATCGCGCAGCCGAGTCGCTGGGCATCCGTGGGATCAACATCAGCGACATCACGTCGGGGCTGCCGAACATCGACGTGACGAACTTCACGGGCATCTCGGGCGGTCCGTCGTTCCTGCCCGTCAACCCGAAGCAGTTCCACTACCAGATCGAGGACGCGCTGGTCTGGCTCAAGGGGCGCCACCAGGTGAAGTTCGGCTATCGCATCGTCGACCGCTTTCCGTCGCCGATGATTCACGACAACACGCGTAGCCAGATCACGTTCGGCACGAGCTTTGTGAACGACCCGCTGACGAACACCGGCGGAACGGGGCTCGCGGCCGTGCTCCTGGGCAACTTCAACAACGCGTCACGCGGCTTCCTGCTCGAAGTACCCAACTTCAGGGTCATCGAGCAGGCCGCCTTCGTACAGGACGATTTCAAGGTCAACAGCCGGCTGACCGTCAACGCGGGGCTGCGGTACGAGATCTTCCGTCCGCCGACCGAGGACCAGAATCGCCTCGCGAACTTCGACTTCCAGGAGCTCCGCCTCGTGTATGCCGGCGAGGACGGCACAACCCGCAGCGCGAACAAGAAGACGCGCTACAACAATTTCGCCCCGCGCCTGGGCCTGACTTACGCCCTGACCGGTGACCTCAGGACCATCCTGCGGACCGGCTTCGGCATTACCCACTTCCCCAGCCCGTACGCCGCGGGCAACCTGAACCATCTCAACGTGCCGTTCACCATCTCGCAGAACGTCCAGCACCAGACCAACCCGCTCGACTTCAGCGAGGTGCGGACGATTGACAATCCGTTCCCTTTGATCGTTCCCATCAAGCCGCGCACAACGGAGGAGCTCCTCGCGGCCAATCCGCGTGTGATTGGCCACGGCTACGAGAACGAGACGGCGTACGCGGAGCAGTGGCATCTCGGGATCGAGCGCCACCTGTTCTCCTCGATGCTCGTGGAGCTCGAGTACGTCGGCAGCGCCGGGAAGCATCTCACGCTCTGTTACAACCCCAACGAGGTGCAGCCAGGGCCGGAGTCGCTGGAGTCCCGCCGCCTGATGCAGCAGGTCGCCGGCCTGAGCAACATGCTCCAGTGCGACCCGCGCAATCGGTCTACCTACCACGCGGGCACGGTCAAGCTCCAGCAGCGCTTCAGGAACGGCCTGCAGTTCCTGGTGAGCTACACGTATGGCAAGTCGCTCGACTACGGCGGCGCGGCGGCCAGCGGTGGTGGGGCCGTGGGCGGCGGGCAGACCGTCACCAACATGGACGCGTGGCACGGGCCGTCCGGGTACGACACGCGTCACCGCACGGTGATCAGCTATGTGTACGAGCTGCCGTTCGGTGCGGGGCGCCGCTGGCTGCAGGACGCCGGCGGCGTGCTGCAAGGCATCGCGGGCGGCTGGCAGCTCGCCGGCATCACGACAGTGACGACAGGCCGCCCGTTCACAGTGAGCCTGCAGACCGGCGTCAACAACGGTGCGCCGAGCTGGCCGGATCGCATCGGCTCCGGGAAGCTGGACGAGCCCACCGTCGACCTCTGGTTCAACCCCGCCGACTTCCAGGCGCCGCCCCCCAACACCTACGGCAACTCGGGGCGCGGCATCCTGTACGCGCCGGGGCATGTCAATTTCGACATGTCGCTGTCGAAGCGATTCAGCCTCGCCGGCCGATCGAATCTCGAGCTCCGATGGGACGCCTTCAACCTGTTCAACCATCCGGGCTTCGGCTTCCCCAACGACAACATCGGAGACCCGAACGCGGGACGAATCACGACGACGATCGTGGACAACCGAAGCATGCAGTTTGCGTTGAAGGTAAATTTCTAG
- a CDS encoding helix-turn-helix domain-containing protein gives MKIRSVRHNNRKKVFEVGTSTKKLVFPFSKAAPTPTTEDPVTELSVDPEAGREAFTYVLHSGRTGTVHVEQVLEYNQDPTLLRDLLLYRLTLEAQKRVAESPLSKREIVRRLGTSAAQLYRLLDQTNYRKSVDQVLALLQVLNCDVDLVVRTKTA, from the coding sequence CTCTGTCAGGCACAACAATCGGAAGAAGGTGTTCGAGGTCGGCACCTCGACGAAGAAGCTCGTGTTCCCGTTCTCGAAGGCGGCGCCGACACCGACGACCGAAGACCCGGTCACGGAGCTCTCCGTCGACCCGGAGGCTGGCCGGGAGGCGTTTACCTACGTGCTCCACTCCGGCCGCACCGGCACGGTGCACGTCGAGCAGGTGCTCGAGTACAACCAGGATCCAACGCTCCTCCGCGATCTCCTGTTGTACCGACTGACGCTCGAAGCACAGAAGCGAGTCGCAGAGAGCCCGCTCTCGAAGCGCGAGATCGTGCGAAGGCTCGGGACGTCTGCGGCGCAGTTGTATCGCCTTCTCGATCAGACGAACTACCGCAAGTCTGTCGATCAGGTCTTGGCCCTGCTGCAGGTGCTCAACTGCGACGTTGATCTGGTGGTTCGGACGAAGACCGCCTGA